The following proteins are co-located in the Micromonospora coriariae genome:
- a CDS encoding winged helix-turn-helix transcriptional regulator, which yields MIVEILLLVTARAGEPSAVLPALDLLPHSVRTAPRDVRTLVAGPSPDAVMVDARSELSEARATCRMLHATGLGVPLVAVVTEAGLIALNADWGVDDVILASAGPAEVEARLRLAVGRLSNATAGAGGSIRAGELTIDPDTYAAKLKGRPLDLTYKEFELLKFLAQHPGRVFTRDQLLREVWGYDYFGGTRTVDVHVRRLRAKLGSEYESMIGTVRQVGYKFVVPPSRSLPEAEHAPLHV from the coding sequence GTGATCGTGGAGATCCTGCTGCTGGTGACCGCACGTGCAGGGGAACCGTCCGCTGTGCTGCCGGCACTCGACCTGCTGCCGCACTCGGTCCGTACCGCGCCGCGCGACGTCCGCACCCTGGTCGCCGGCCCCAGCCCGGACGCGGTGATGGTGGACGCGCGGTCGGAGCTGAGCGAGGCCCGCGCGACCTGTCGGATGCTGCACGCCACCGGGCTCGGCGTGCCACTGGTCGCCGTGGTGACCGAGGCAGGTCTGATCGCGTTGAACGCCGACTGGGGTGTCGACGACGTCATCCTCGCGTCGGCGGGGCCCGCCGAGGTGGAGGCGCGGCTGCGGCTCGCGGTGGGCCGGCTGAGCAACGCGACCGCCGGCGCCGGCGGCTCGATCCGGGCCGGCGAGCTGACCATCGACCCGGACACCTACGCCGCGAAGCTGAAGGGGCGCCCGCTCGACCTCACCTACAAGGAGTTCGAGCTGCTGAAGTTCCTGGCGCAGCACCCGGGCCGGGTGTTCACCCGGGACCAGCTACTGCGCGAGGTCTGGGGGTACGACTACTTCGGCGGCACGCGGACGGTGGACGTGCACGTCCGGCGGCTGCGCGCGAAGCTCGGCTCGGAGTACGAGTCGATGATCGGCACCGTCCGCCAGGTGGGTTACAAGTTCGTCGTTCCGCCGTCGCGGTCGCTGCCCGAGGCGGAGCACGCGCCGCTGCACGTCTGA
- a CDS encoding LmeA family phospholipid-binding protein, producing MAQEYPADEARPRRRGRKLLVGLIVLLVLVAVLLVIADRVAVGVAERAIADRVSQEVTKQGAQSAEPDVEVGGTPFLTQVLDGRYQRISIKLRDVQASVEGDALRLPVLDVDARNVRASLDTLRTGQGDVVADTVDGTGTISYDSLAALLDRPGLTLGEQGGKLAVTAPVDILGQKLTVSGTADVTVAESGAVALRFNDLDAAGLPNLPLARTLLNNYAKGISVDVPLPDLPFQLAVREVRPLPEGLAVTADAKNVPINSAG from the coding sequence GTGGCCCAGGAGTATCCGGCGGACGAAGCCCGTCCCCGACGGCGCGGTCGCAAGCTGCTCGTCGGCCTGATCGTCCTGCTCGTGCTGGTGGCAGTGCTGCTGGTGATCGCCGACCGGGTGGCGGTCGGGGTGGCCGAGCGGGCCATCGCCGACCGGGTGAGCCAGGAGGTCACCAAGCAGGGCGCGCAGTCCGCCGAACCCGACGTCGAGGTCGGCGGGACTCCGTTCCTCACCCAGGTGCTCGACGGTCGGTACCAGCGGATCTCCATCAAGTTGCGGGACGTGCAGGCCTCGGTGGAGGGCGACGCCCTGCGGCTGCCGGTGTTGGATGTGGACGCCCGTAACGTGCGGGCGTCGCTGGACACCCTGCGCACCGGTCAGGGCGACGTCGTGGCGGACACCGTCGACGGCACCGGCACGATCAGCTACGACAGTCTCGCCGCGTTGCTGGACCGGCCCGGGCTCACCCTCGGCGAGCAGGGCGGCAAGCTCGCGGTCACCGCCCCGGTCGACATCCTCGGCCAGAAGCTCACCGTCAGCGGCACCGCCGACGTCACAGTCGCCGAGAGTGGCGCCGTCGCCCTGCGTTTCAATGACCTGGACGCCGCGGGCCTGCCGAACCTGCCGCTGGCCCGCACCCTGCTGAACAACTACGCCAAGGGCATCTCCGTCGACGTGCCCCTGCCCGATCTGCCGTTCCAGCTTGCCGTCCGGGAGGTCCGGCCGCTGCCCGAGGGCCTGGCGGTCACCGCCGACGCGAAGAACGTGCCGATCAACTCCGCAGGTTGA
- a CDS encoding Ms5788A family Cys-rich leader peptide encodes MGTHLTKRRAVDLCRVATCLCRPVI; translated from the coding sequence ATGGGGACCCACCTCACCAAACGGCGCGCGGTCGACCTGTGCCGCGTGGCCACCTGCCTGTGTCGCCCCGTCATCTGA
- a CDS encoding sulfurtransferase, with amino-acid sequence MSRDTALVSAEWAEKNLDAPGVVFVEVDEDTSAYDTGHIAGAIKIDWKTDLQDPVRRDFVNKTQFEALLSGRGISNDDTVILYGGNNNWFAAYAYWYFKLYGHRDVKLLDGGRKKWELDARPLVTETVTRPATQYVAQEPDTSIRAFRDEVVDAIGTKNLVDVRSPDEFAGRLLAPAHLPQEQAQRAGHIPTAISVPWSKAANEDGTFRSDDELRKIYGDAGLDDSKETIAYCRIGERSSHTWFVLQELLGHRNVKNYDGSWTEYGSLVGVPVALGDEPGEA; translated from the coding sequence ATGAGTCGCGACACCGCACTCGTTTCGGCCGAGTGGGCCGAGAAGAACCTCGACGCCCCGGGCGTCGTCTTCGTCGAGGTCGACGAGGACACCTCGGCCTACGACACCGGCCACATCGCCGGTGCGATCAAGATCGACTGGAAGACCGACCTGCAGGATCCGGTCCGCCGGGACTTCGTCAACAAGACCCAGTTCGAGGCGCTGCTCTCCGGGCGGGGCATCAGCAACGACGACACCGTCATCCTGTACGGCGGCAACAACAACTGGTTCGCCGCGTACGCCTACTGGTACTTCAAGCTCTACGGCCACCGCGACGTGAAGCTGCTCGACGGCGGTCGCAAGAAGTGGGAGCTGGACGCCCGCCCGCTCGTCACCGAAACGGTGACCCGCCCGGCGACGCAGTACGTCGCGCAGGAGCCGGACACCTCCATCCGGGCCTTCCGCGATGAGGTCGTCGACGCCATCGGCACCAAGAACCTGGTCGACGTGCGCAGCCCCGACGAGTTCGCCGGTCGGCTGCTCGCCCCCGCCCACCTGCCGCAGGAGCAGGCGCAGCGGGCCGGTCACATCCCCACCGCGATCAGCGTCCCGTGGTCCAAGGCGGCCAACGAGGACGGCACCTTCCGGTCCGACGACGAGCTCCGCAAGATCTACGGCGACGCCGGCCTCGACGACAGCAAGGAGACCATCGCCTACTGCCGGATCGGCGAGCGCTCCTCGCACACCTGGTTCGTCCTGCAGGAGCTGCTGGGCCACCGCAACGTCAAGAACTACGACGGATCCTGGACCGAGTACGGCTCGCTGGTCGGCGTGCCGGTCGCGCTCGGCGACGAGCCAGGGGAGGCCTGA
- a CDS encoding DUF1416 domain-containing protein translates to MTAPTAAGCAAPDQAAPLPASLDLEKETVITGIVRSAADEAVPGAYVRLLDSTGEFTAEVVTSAAGQFRFFAAPGAWTLRALSRHGNGDTAVTAGRGINEVSVTVA, encoded by the coding sequence ATGACCGCTCCCACTGCTGCGGGTTGCGCCGCGCCCGACCAGGCCGCGCCCCTGCCGGCCAGCCTGGACCTGGAGAAGGAAACGGTGATCACCGGCATCGTGCGCTCGGCGGCGGACGAGGCGGTGCCCGGCGCGTACGTCCGGCTGCTCGACTCGACCGGTGAGTTCACGGCTGAGGTCGTCACCTCGGCGGCCGGGCAGTTCCGGTTCTTCGCCGCGCCGGGTGCCTGGACGCTGCGGGCGCTCTCCCGGCACGGCAACGGCGACACCGCCGTCACCGCCGGTCGGGGCATCAACGAGGTCAGCGTCACCGTCGCCTGA
- a CDS encoding winged helix-turn-helix domain-containing protein has translation MSMRERVVRQLDGVGPVVSCADLSELRAMLLPSPPRDAALTVAPVSPPAAQHGPVSWGELVVDRAGHLVTWCGDPLPLTRTERELLARLIGPPLVVWSYEQLFAAVWDSAYLGDTAILHSAVKRLRQKLRGLPGGPRVHTVRGVGYRIDPPPRHA, from the coding sequence GTGTCGATGCGCGAGCGCGTGGTGCGCCAGCTCGACGGGGTCGGTCCGGTGGTGAGCTGCGCCGACCTGAGCGAGCTGCGGGCGATGTTGCTCCCGTCACCGCCACGGGATGCAGCCCTGACCGTCGCGCCGGTCAGCCCACCCGCGGCCCAGCATGGGCCGGTCAGCTGGGGTGAGCTGGTCGTCGACCGCGCCGGGCATCTGGTCACCTGGTGCGGCGATCCGCTCCCGCTCACCCGCACCGAGCGGGAGTTGCTCGCCCGGCTGATCGGCCCGCCGCTGGTGGTGTGGAGCTACGAACAGCTCTTCGCCGCGGTCTGGGACAGCGCGTACCTGGGGGACACCGCGATCCTGCACTCCGCAGTCAAGCGACTCCGGCAGAAGCTGCGCGGCCTGCCGGGCGGGCCGCGGGTGCACACCGTGCGGGGGGTCGGGTACCGCATCGATCCGCCGCCCCGGCACGCCTGA
- a CDS encoding amylo-alpha-1,6-glucosidase, with product MKDLVSILDGNTFLVSDRTGDIEPSYDFPTGLFSFDTRFLSNWVLTVNGERLHVLSMDDAESYRTRFFLAPGEPTHYLDARTSVIRNRAIVGGFEEELTILNHAGEEVEFTVRIEMAADFADLFEIKNARQKVGRTTTSVTDRELRLTYRREAFHRETVISSSTPAIVDAAGMTFRIRVPRNSEWTTTLHVSTIVYGARGEDIRATLPYGGSRSADAIRAEQQELIDRAPKLGCDCEPLAGAYRRSLNDLAALRYESIALGVRLLAAGLPWFMTLFGRDSIITSLQVLPFLPELIPPTILMLAGLQGHRVDDFRDEEPGKILHELRYGETAGFEEQPHSPYYGSADSTPLFIILLDEYERWTGDAQLIRRLEPHVRAALNWIDTYGDLLGTGYLWYQTRNPETGLGNQCWKDSSDSISYADGRMPGFPRATCELQGYAYDAKIRAARLARTFWGDPAYADRLEREAASLKQRFNHDFWIADRGYYALALDADGRQVDALSSNIGHLFWSGIVDESRAGKVVEHLLGPRLFSGWGVRTLAEDQSRYNPIGYHVGTVWPFDNSIIAWGLWRYGFRDEAGQICDAMLAASRYFDGRLPEAFAGYARDLTDYPVEYPTACSPQAWSTGTPLLLLRVMLGLEPQGEHLIIDPSVPPGMGRIELLDIPGRWGRVDALGRSRDPE from the coding sequence ACCGGACCCGGTTCTTCCTGGCCCCCGGTGAACCGACGCACTACCTGGACGCCAGGACGTCGGTGATTCGCAACCGGGCGATCGTGGGCGGCTTCGAGGAGGAGCTGACCATCCTGAACCACGCCGGCGAGGAGGTCGAGTTCACCGTCCGGATCGAGATGGCGGCCGACTTCGCCGACCTCTTCGAAATCAAGAACGCCCGGCAGAAGGTCGGTCGGACGACCACCTCGGTAACCGACAGGGAGCTGCGGCTGACCTACCGGCGGGAGGCGTTCCACCGCGAGACGGTGATCAGCTCGAGCACGCCGGCAATTGTCGACGCCGCCGGAATGACCTTCCGGATCCGGGTGCCGCGGAACAGCGAATGGACCACCACCCTGCACGTGTCCACAATCGTCTACGGGGCGCGGGGGGAGGACATCCGGGCCACCCTGCCGTACGGCGGCAGCCGCAGCGCGGACGCCATCCGCGCCGAGCAGCAGGAGCTGATCGACCGCGCGCCGAAGCTCGGCTGCGACTGTGAGCCGTTGGCCGGGGCGTACCGGCGCAGCCTCAACGACCTGGCCGCGCTGCGCTACGAGTCGATCGCCCTGGGCGTGCGGCTGCTCGCCGCCGGGTTGCCGTGGTTCATGACCCTGTTCGGCCGGGACAGCATCATCACCTCGTTGCAGGTGCTGCCGTTCCTGCCGGAGCTGATCCCGCCGACCATCCTGATGCTGGCCGGGTTGCAGGGGCACCGGGTGGACGACTTCCGCGACGAGGAGCCGGGCAAGATCCTGCACGAACTGCGATACGGGGAGACGGCCGGTTTCGAGGAGCAGCCACACTCGCCGTACTACGGATCGGCCGACTCGACACCACTGTTCATCATCCTGCTCGACGAGTACGAGCGCTGGACCGGCGACGCCCAGCTGATCCGGCGGTTGGAGCCGCATGTCCGCGCGGCGCTGAACTGGATCGACACCTACGGCGACCTGCTCGGCACCGGCTACCTCTGGTACCAGACCCGCAACCCGGAGACCGGCCTGGGGAACCAGTGCTGGAAGGACTCCTCGGACTCGATCTCGTACGCCGACGGTCGGATGCCCGGCTTCCCCCGAGCCACCTGCGAGCTACAGGGCTACGCGTACGACGCGAAGATCCGGGCCGCCCGGCTGGCCCGGACGTTCTGGGGGGACCCGGCCTACGCCGACCGGCTGGAGCGGGAGGCGGCCAGCCTCAAGCAGCGGTTCAACCACGACTTCTGGATCGCCGACCGCGGCTACTACGCGCTCGCCCTGGACGCCGACGGCCGGCAGGTCGACGCACTGTCGTCGAACATCGGACACCTGTTCTGGAGCGGCATCGTCGACGAGTCCCGGGCCGGCAAGGTGGTCGAGCACCTGCTCGGGCCGCGACTGTTCTCCGGCTGGGGGGTGCGGACCCTCGCCGAGGACCAGAGCCGGTACAACCCGATCGGCTACCACGTGGGCACCGTCTGGCCGTTCGACAACTCGATCATCGCCTGGGGGCTGTGGCGGTACGGCTTCCGGGACGAGGCCGGGCAGATCTGCGACGCCATGCTGGCCGCCTCGCGCTACTTCGACGGGCGGCTGCCGGAAGCGTTCGCCGGCTACGCCCGTGACCTCACCGACTACCCGGTGGAGTACCCGACCGCGTGCAGCCCGCAGGCCTGGTCGACCGGCACCCCACTGCTGCTGCTGCGGGTGATGCTGGGGCTGGAGCCGCAGGGCGAGCACCTGATCATCGATCCGTCCGTGCCACCCGGCATGGGCCGGATCGAATTGCTGGACATTCCCGGTCGATGGGGTCGGGTCGACGCGCTGGGCCGCAGTCGCGACCCGGAGTAG